A single genomic interval of Aureliella helgolandensis harbors:
- a CDS encoding DUF1559 domain-containing protein, with protein sequence MKRKTSRNDGFTLVELLVVIAIIGILVGLLLPAVQAAREAARRIQCSNNLKQLGLALHNYHDTHRKFPYGYFDQDTYHRRDTWMQQTLPFIEQTAFYNQYQNWTGQWVMDTPVELKDATLPGFVCPSDGESPGKGGGGGLRSGGEGFQGNYVVCSGSTQMTRPMTNLNGIFYNNSKSDMGDISDGTSNTLLVGESLVRPGTGGWGGAGGYWGGGPHGAFGFTALEPPNTTIPDQVYTCKTELYPHAPCIPVGGAAEIQNFARSQHTGGAQFGLADGSVNFMSQSVDVLIYRALGTRNGGEVAQLPQ encoded by the coding sequence ATGAAGCGTAAGACGAGCAGGAACGACGGCTTTACACTTGTAGAGTTGTTAGTGGTGATCGCCATCATAGGAATACTGGTTGGCTTGCTATTGCCAGCCGTACAGGCAGCACGCGAGGCCGCCAGGAGGATCCAGTGTTCGAACAACCTGAAGCAGCTGGGGTTGGCCTTGCACAACTACCACGACACGCATCGAAAATTCCCGTATGGCTATTTCGATCAGGATACCTACCATCGACGCGACACTTGGATGCAGCAAACGCTGCCCTTTATCGAGCAGACGGCCTTCTACAATCAGTATCAAAACTGGACAGGACAGTGGGTGATGGACACGCCTGTTGAATTGAAAGATGCGACGTTGCCCGGGTTTGTTTGTCCATCGGACGGAGAGTCACCTGGTAAGGGTGGTGGTGGAGGTTTGCGATCGGGCGGCGAGGGTTTTCAGGGGAACTATGTTGTTTGCTCCGGTAGCACGCAGATGACCCGGCCCATGACCAATCTGAACGGTATCTTCTACAACAATTCGAAGAGCGATATGGGAGACATTTCAGACGGAACGTCCAATACCCTGCTGGTTGGCGAGAGTTTGGTCCGCCCAGGTACGGGAGGCTGGGGCGGAGCTGGTGGCTATTGGGGAGGTGGACCTCACGGAGCATTCGGTTTCACCGCACTGGAGCCACCCAACACGACCATCCCGGATCAGGTTTACACCTGTAAAACTGAACTCTATCCGCACGCACCTTGTATTCCCGTAGGTGGCGCGGCCGAGATCCAGAACTTTGCGCGGAGCCAACACACCGGAGGTGCTCAATTTGGGTTGGCGGACGGTTCGGTGAACTTCATGTCGCAATCGGTTGATGTTCTCATCTATCGCGCTCTGGGCACGCGAAACGGTGGAGAAGTAGCTCAGTTGCCTCAATAG
- a CDS encoding BatD family protein — MGRKSTFGSILQGPQRPAGEHRSSSARWSTAIPNKLLQGLVMCAALCAAEVVTFPTQLRAQSVELGVTPAPYFAGVPIEFQVQVSGVEGAAKPVCRYVGPSDAPLQVAGPLVNTSSYSQMQIINGSVSRKESVTYTFTFQLTASSAGEFQLGPFEVELDGKTTSHTGPKVEFTELAEDPDLQISITIDDNPIYVGQEVPVTVRWAFSGGVEGANHAFNNLRIRSPLFDQFEFKPETPTSRQTLTFATEQGDVAVDGKVSKATEDGKDFIVVTAERTMIPQQVGEFTDIPVSCRTEKVVRWRRGMFGDSRPGAVQPAIASGPPVSLTIKPLPTEGRPVSFSGAVGSGFSLQVTANRSVVRVGDPIALDLKLRGNGNIEKLGLPDLSKCGLDEQQFQLPGELPAGSFNSNVKQFKLNVRVKEESVAQIPAIEFSWFNPNAARYETTRSNPIALQALAAHIVSAADVVSHSPQAADAAQEAESNPGAPRISGGAPLSLVGANLAIPNDPLQLLQSSSNFLSARWTPPLLYLAGLGLVAGAILVRWNSTRDPQLVERKQLQKRWRSRLRIAEDEPPALAAQTIASVLREFQTTTSPSNRVPIERLIADCETIAYSPDSANQTHEMQRIRQAAKAIVEGVE, encoded by the coding sequence ATGGGCAGGAAGTCAACATTCGGCAGCATCCTTCAAGGTCCGCAGCGTCCAGCTGGGGAGCATCGTTCGTCGTCCGCCCGTTGGTCGACCGCGATCCCCAACAAGCTACTGCAGGGGCTTGTGATGTGTGCAGCGCTCTGTGCCGCAGAGGTGGTTACTTTCCCGACGCAGCTTCGTGCGCAATCTGTTGAGCTTGGCGTTACGCCTGCTCCCTACTTCGCAGGTGTCCCCATAGAGTTTCAAGTTCAAGTCAGTGGAGTCGAGGGTGCAGCCAAACCCGTCTGCCGCTATGTGGGGCCTTCAGACGCTCCCTTGCAAGTCGCCGGGCCGCTGGTTAACACCAGCTCCTACTCGCAAATGCAAATCATCAATGGTTCCGTTTCACGTAAAGAGTCGGTGACCTACACATTCACCTTCCAACTGACTGCCTCCTCAGCGGGAGAATTTCAACTGGGGCCCTTCGAAGTTGAGCTAGATGGCAAAACAACTTCGCATACTGGCCCCAAGGTGGAGTTTACAGAATTGGCCGAAGATCCCGATTTGCAGATTAGCATTACGATCGATGACAACCCCATTTACGTCGGGCAAGAAGTACCGGTTACGGTGCGGTGGGCATTTTCGGGCGGCGTTGAAGGAGCCAATCACGCGTTTAATAATCTCCGCATCCGTTCTCCGCTGTTTGACCAGTTTGAGTTCAAACCGGAAACGCCTACATCACGACAAACGCTCACCTTCGCAACCGAGCAAGGAGACGTCGCGGTCGATGGCAAAGTGAGCAAAGCCACCGAGGATGGCAAGGACTTTATCGTTGTCACTGCTGAACGGACGATGATTCCTCAGCAAGTCGGCGAGTTCACCGATATTCCCGTAAGTTGCCGCACTGAAAAGGTAGTTCGCTGGCGGCGTGGGATGTTTGGTGACTCACGGCCGGGTGCCGTACAGCCTGCAATTGCTTCAGGGCCGCCGGTCAGCCTGACAATCAAGCCGCTTCCAACGGAGGGCCGGCCCGTGAGCTTTTCCGGTGCAGTGGGAAGCGGTTTCTCACTCCAAGTCACCGCCAACCGCTCCGTGGTTCGCGTAGGAGACCCCATTGCATTGGATCTCAAACTTCGAGGCAACGGAAATATTGAAAAACTCGGATTGCCCGATTTGTCGAAATGTGGGTTGGATGAACAACAATTTCAACTACCTGGTGAATTGCCAGCAGGCAGTTTCAATAGCAATGTTAAGCAGTTCAAGCTCAACGTCCGCGTCAAGGAGGAATCGGTGGCACAGATTCCAGCCATTGAATTCTCGTGGTTCAATCCCAACGCGGCCCGCTACGAGACCACTCGATCGAATCCGATTGCGTTGCAAGCCTTAGCAGCGCACATCGTCTCTGCGGCTGATGTTGTCTCGCACTCCCCCCAAGCCGCTGACGCTGCTCAAGAAGCCGAGTCGAACCCGGGAGCACCGCGGATATCCGGCGGTGCACCTCTCTCACTCGTTGGCGCCAACCTAGCCATCCCCAACGACCCGTTGCAATTGCTGCAAAGCTCCAGCAATTTCCTCAGTGCTCGCTGGACGCCCCCCCTGCTCTATCTGGCAGGTCTAGGGCTGGTAGCTGGCGCAATCCTGGTGCGATGGAACTCCACCCGCGATCCCCAGTTGGTAGAACGCAAGCAGTTGCAGAAACGGTGGCGTAGCCGCTTGCGGATTGCCGAGGATGAGCCACCAGCTCTCGCTGCCCAAACGATCGCCAGTGTCTTGCGCGAATTCCAGACTACCACCAGTCCCAGCAACCGAGTGCCAATCGAGCGGCTAATTGCAGATTGTGAAACGATTGCCTACTCCCCCGACTCCGCCAACCAAACACACGAAATGCAACGCATTCGGCAGGCAGCCAAAGCAATCGTGGAAGGAGTCGAATAG
- a CDS encoding protein kinase domain-containing protein, which yields MPCPSIDTLQAWASPRVLKNRHQITEHVANCRKCSQRLVDWQLPLSQRAAVTTQDTGSFPDSADALTGQTLGKYEIFEQVGRGSAGIVYRGQHSTTGRIVAIKVLAPKHATTVNLRHWQRESRLVARISHPHVIQILDADRTEAFEYIVFEWLGGGSLSNRINRSPLQPQMIATLLEQIASGCEALHSHNILHLDIKPNNILLDDQLNAKLADFGISRSMSETISEETTQIVGTPGFMSPEQEGLVKGAINVTSDVYGIGAVLYAMLTGVHVPLRSTDSQTTRQADKHPFPNLDGKTPQADGLEAICRKCLELAPSARYQSAGEIAAAARCILETTAWAPNSGPAEGPTPSKHYGLKLALLVAIPCSLLILANMMPSSVPPAQLVGQPSNALPAGHTAPPMPPAQSPTELTMTTPASSLAIQQERVRRRISELGGSLAREYADELVLYLNDSQVTDEDLKSLSVFPELTVAFLQNTQVSIEGLMSLPPKVNHLSLGQTDLSEADFARLATRQKIEVIFLTGSQIDDRKVAALCQFGQLAEITLQGTSLTDQAIDSLMRCRSLSGLVLNNNTALSAAALSRLAELPLLQYLHLGGTGVDESTLSAIVEKCDLIEIGLSGCTGINDNALAKLENCESLHTLFLDSCRISDAGILSLSALPELTRIYVRDNKDLDFAKLREKLPPDIQLISKW from the coding sequence ATGCCTTGTCCTTCCATCGATACGCTCCAAGCTTGGGCCAGCCCACGTGTCCTTAAAAATCGCCATCAAATTACAGAGCATGTCGCGAATTGCCGAAAATGCAGTCAGCGTTTAGTGGACTGGCAACTCCCACTTTCTCAGCGCGCCGCGGTAACCACTCAGGACACGGGGAGCTTTCCAGATTCCGCCGACGCTCTAACCGGCCAAACGCTAGGAAAGTACGAAATTTTTGAGCAGGTCGGGCGCGGTTCGGCAGGCATCGTCTACCGAGGGCAGCACTCAACCACGGGGCGGATCGTTGCCATCAAAGTCTTGGCCCCCAAGCATGCAACAACAGTAAATCTCCGACATTGGCAGCGAGAATCGCGTTTGGTTGCCCGCATCAGCCACCCCCATGTGATTCAAATACTCGATGCCGACCGCACCGAGGCCTTTGAATACATCGTCTTTGAGTGGCTCGGTGGCGGAAGCCTTAGCAACCGAATCAATCGCTCCCCGCTTCAACCTCAAATGATTGCTACGCTGCTCGAGCAGATTGCGAGTGGATGTGAAGCGCTCCATTCTCACAACATACTGCACCTAGATATCAAACCGAACAATATCCTGCTCGACGACCAGCTCAATGCAAAATTGGCCGATTTCGGCATTTCACGTTCAATGAGCGAAACAATTTCTGAAGAGACCACACAGATTGTCGGGACTCCTGGATTTATGTCACCGGAGCAGGAGGGCCTCGTCAAAGGGGCGATCAACGTTACCTCCGACGTGTATGGTATTGGAGCGGTGTTGTATGCGATGCTGACGGGCGTTCACGTCCCACTCCGCAGCACCGACTCGCAGACAACTCGCCAAGCAGACAAGCACCCATTTCCGAATCTTGATGGAAAGACGCCACAAGCAGATGGGCTGGAAGCGATCTGCCGGAAATGCTTAGAACTGGCCCCATCCGCGCGCTACCAATCCGCAGGGGAGATTGCCGCGGCCGCGCGCTGCATCCTTGAAACTACCGCCTGGGCTCCAAACTCGGGCCCCGCAGAGGGCCCTACCCCATCCAAACACTATGGTTTGAAGCTCGCCCTGTTGGTCGCGATCCCATGCAGCCTATTGATTCTCGCTAACATGATGCCGTCCTCAGTGCCGCCGGCGCAACTCGTCGGCCAACCTAGCAACGCATTGCCTGCAGGTCACACCGCTCCTCCAATGCCGCCTGCGCAGTCGCCCACCGAGTTGACGATGACTACACCAGCTTCTTCACTGGCTATCCAACAAGAGCGTGTCCGACGAAGGATTTCGGAGCTGGGCGGATCCTTGGCTCGGGAGTACGCGGACGAATTGGTTCTCTACTTGAATGATTCTCAAGTCACTGATGAAGACCTCAAGTCCTTGAGCGTCTTTCCTGAGCTAACGGTAGCATTCTTGCAGAACACCCAGGTTAGCATCGAGGGGCTGATGAGCCTTCCCCCCAAGGTTAACCATCTCTCCCTAGGCCAAACAGATCTGAGTGAAGCTGACTTTGCCAGACTCGCAACCCGTCAGAAGATTGAAGTGATCTTCCTTACTGGCTCACAAATCGACGACCGAAAAGTCGCGGCTCTCTGTCAGTTCGGACAACTTGCTGAGATTACGCTCCAGGGTACGTCTTTAACAGATCAGGCAATTGACTCTTTGATGCGATGCCGAAGCCTGAGTGGCTTAGTGCTCAACAACAACACAGCGCTCTCCGCCGCTGCGTTGAGTCGGCTAGCAGAATTGCCACTTTTGCAGTACTTGCATCTCGGTGGCACTGGCGTCGATGAGTCCACGCTATCTGCGATTGTTGAGAAGTGCGACTTGATCGAAATAGGACTCAGTGGTTGCACCGGAATCAACGACAACGCACTCGCGAAACTTGAGAATTGTGAATCGCTCCACACTCTGTTCCTCGATAGCTGCCGCATCTCCGATGCGGGCATTCTTTCCTTGAGTGCTCTGCCCGAATTAACCCGTATCTATGTTCGTGACAACAAAGACTTAGATTTCGCGAAGCTTCGAGAGAAGCTACCACCCGATATCCAACTGATTTCGAAGTGGTAG
- a CDS encoding Xaa-Pro dipeptidyl-peptidase: MTLILPHSRSRSAGGLALQFVTALTLSMVLLDSPAWADSPPATGPVFKDGEAQIVEAMSDPDFWIRHDLWVETEFDSDADGQLDRMHVDVTRPQQTDTEGLKLPIIYVTSPYFAGTGASGQQYFWDVKQELNAPPPTREHFPPVKLKSRRPIISKSHVADWVPRGFIVVHSSSPGTGLSQGCPTVGGDNESLAPKAVVDWLNGRAKGFTSPDGSEPVEAYWSTGKVGMTGTSYNGTLPLAAATTGVDGLEAIIPIAPNTSYYHYYRSNGLVRHPGGYLGEDIDYLYDFIHSHPSTRREYCDCEIRDREMLEGMDRESGDYNDFWAGRDYLNDLGPLKAAVLMAHGFNDWNVVPEHSNRISQALKEKGVPVQIYYHQAGHGGEPPMKLMNRWFTRYLHGVENNVEQDPRAWIVREGDKPDAPTSYEDYPNPLAQPVTWHLRAGAPGVGGLTTENLPVQGVETLVDNYSFAGDALAQADWTEHRLLFTTPPLEKEVHISGTPRITVKLSSDRTAANLSVWLVSLPWNSSRQAKITDNIITRGWADPQNHRSITEGAPLFPGTFYEVSFDLQPDDQIIPKGQQIGLLIFSSDRDFTLHPKPGTQVTVDLDGTQLLLPIVGGKQAVEEAFTADAEQQP, from the coding sequence ATGACTTTAATTCTCCCTCACTCCCGCTCCCGGTCTGCAGGCGGTTTAGCCTTGCAATTCGTAACCGCGTTAACCTTGAGCATGGTTCTTTTGGATAGCCCAGCCTGGGCAGATTCGCCTCCCGCTACGGGCCCCGTCTTCAAAGATGGTGAAGCTCAAATTGTCGAAGCCATGTCCGATCCCGACTTTTGGATTCGGCATGATCTGTGGGTAGAGACCGAGTTTGATTCCGACGCCGATGGCCAGTTGGATCGCATGCACGTTGACGTAACTCGCCCTCAGCAAACCGACACAGAGGGACTCAAACTCCCGATCATCTACGTTACGAGCCCCTATTTTGCGGGCACTGGCGCCTCAGGCCAACAGTACTTTTGGGATGTGAAGCAAGAGCTGAATGCACCTCCCCCAACGCGTGAGCACTTTCCGCCGGTGAAGCTGAAAAGTCGTCGACCGATTATCTCCAAGTCGCACGTAGCGGATTGGGTTCCCCGTGGTTTTATCGTGGTCCACTCCTCCTCCCCCGGTACCGGCTTGAGTCAAGGTTGTCCCACCGTTGGCGGCGATAATGAGTCGCTGGCTCCCAAAGCAGTTGTGGATTGGTTGAATGGGCGAGCCAAGGGTTTTACCTCCCCAGACGGAAGCGAGCCGGTAGAAGCGTATTGGTCCACTGGCAAAGTAGGGATGACCGGAACCTCCTATAACGGGACATTGCCACTCGCCGCCGCCACGACTGGAGTCGACGGGCTTGAGGCCATTATCCCAATTGCGCCGAACACATCCTACTACCATTACTACCGTTCGAACGGCCTGGTGCGGCATCCCGGTGGCTACCTAGGAGAAGACATCGATTACTTATACGACTTCATCCACAGCCATCCATCGACCCGTCGAGAGTACTGCGATTGTGAAATACGTGATCGCGAAATGCTCGAGGGCATGGACCGCGAATCTGGCGACTACAACGACTTTTGGGCGGGCCGAGACTATCTCAACGACCTGGGCCCATTGAAAGCAGCCGTTCTCATGGCACACGGCTTCAACGATTGGAATGTAGTACCCGAACATAGCAATCGGATCTCGCAGGCACTCAAAGAGAAAGGGGTGCCAGTCCAGATCTACTACCATCAAGCAGGCCACGGAGGAGAGCCGCCCATGAAGCTCATGAATCGCTGGTTCACACGTTATCTTCATGGAGTGGAAAACAACGTCGAACAAGATCCTCGAGCCTGGATCGTGCGTGAAGGAGACAAGCCAGACGCCCCTACCTCGTACGAAGACTACCCCAATCCGCTTGCTCAGCCAGTCACTTGGCATCTGCGAGCTGGTGCTCCTGGAGTGGGTGGCTTGACCACGGAAAACCTCCCAGTGCAAGGCGTTGAAACACTAGTGGATAACTACTCGTTTGCAGGGGACGCTCTCGCTCAAGCAGACTGGACGGAACACCGCTTGCTGTTCACCACTCCCCCTCTCGAAAAAGAGGTCCACATCTCGGGTACTCCGCGGATTACGGTCAAATTGTCGAGTGATCGCACCGCAGCAAACCTCTCGGTATGGTTGGTTTCACTTCCTTGGAATAGCAGCCGCCAAGCCAAAATCACCGACAATATTATTACCCGTGGCTGGGCTGATCCTCAAAACCACCGTTCGATCACCGAGGGAGCTCCCCTTTTCCCTGGCACCTTCTACGAAGTCTCATTCGATCTCCAGCCAGACGATCAAATCATCCCCAAGGGCCAACAGATTGGCTTGCTGATTTTCTCTAGCGATAGGGACTTTACGCTGCATCCCAAGCCAGGCACTCAAGTAACCGTCGACCTCGATGGTACACAGCTCCTGTTACCGATCGTCGGAGGCAAGCAGGCAGTAGAAGAGGCGTTTACGGCAGACGCTGAGCAGCAACCTTAG
- a CDS encoding class I SAM-dependent methyltransferase, with protein MPNHPLFEQLAFAAEVHARREHRIPNLTIEDVEAILVAERARGQVENLQALMQCYGAWLGQQIVSLGGEWRGLEEPVPPRVYFRGRYYSPLDEIQRRLLPQGQVGDSLAELLQRMQNTDSHESSAATAQQRNLLGWRELAKRPEFTNRSMPLLSIVEATLQLDPWVRAEGIQGKRVLCLAAGGGTHAALHAMAGANVTVVDFVEELLAIDREFAQRHRLPIDTCCTTMEDLSSLEDRSFDVVVQPVSSCYVSDLRRVYSEVARVIKPAGMYTVQHKSPVSLQMQNRGGAVGYELVSPAAMANDVPTEFAVAEFPAAQMLRRDRSGGDESEHAVSSGNREAGCVEFAHSLESLVGELCRSGFVLEDLVEPLRADWWAPLDSAAHRANFVAPYLKVKARRSEARGSP; from the coding sequence ATGCCGAATCATCCCTTGTTTGAACAACTCGCTTTCGCTGCCGAAGTGCATGCGCGCCGTGAGCACCGGATTCCGAACCTCACGATCGAAGACGTTGAGGCTATTCTGGTGGCTGAGCGTGCGCGGGGCCAAGTAGAAAATCTGCAGGCTTTGATGCAGTGCTATGGAGCCTGGTTAGGCCAGCAGATCGTCAGCCTGGGGGGAGAATGGCGCGGGCTGGAAGAACCGGTTCCACCCCGTGTCTACTTTCGGGGGCGATACTATAGTCCATTGGATGAAATACAGCGTCGCTTGCTGCCGCAAGGGCAGGTGGGCGACTCCTTGGCGGAGCTCCTGCAACGGATGCAAAACACCGATAGCCATGAATCATCCGCTGCCACTGCCCAGCAACGCAATTTATTGGGCTGGCGTGAACTGGCGAAACGCCCCGAGTTCACGAATCGCTCGATGCCACTGCTCTCCATCGTGGAGGCAACGCTGCAGCTCGACCCCTGGGTTCGCGCCGAAGGCATTCAAGGAAAGCGAGTACTCTGTCTCGCCGCCGGAGGAGGAACTCACGCGGCCTTGCACGCCATGGCCGGTGCCAATGTGACTGTCGTTGACTTTGTGGAGGAATTGCTGGCGATCGACCGAGAGTTTGCTCAGCGGCATCGCTTGCCGATCGACACTTGTTGTACCACGATGGAGGATCTTTCTAGCTTAGAAGATCGGAGTTTTGATGTCGTCGTACAGCCGGTGAGTAGTTGTTATGTGTCGGATCTCCGTAGGGTTTATAGCGAGGTTGCACGGGTCATCAAACCGGCGGGCATGTATACCGTTCAGCACAAGTCGCCGGTTTCACTGCAGATGCAGAATCGTGGTGGGGCAGTCGGATACGAACTTGTGTCACCCGCGGCCATGGCCAACGATGTACCAACAGAGTTTGCAGTTGCAGAGTTTCCGGCAGCACAGATGCTGCGGCGTGATAGGTCCGGTGGTGATGAATCGGAACATGCCGTCAGTAGTGGCAATCGCGAAGCGGGGTGTGTTGAATTCGCGCATTCGCTAGAGAGCCTAGTGGGTGAGCTTTGCCGTAGCGGTTTTGTCCTAGAGGATCTCGTCGAACCGCTGAGAGCCGATTGGTGGGCGCCGCTGGATTCTGCCGCACATCGTGCCAACTTTGTTGCACCTTATCTGAAAGTCAAAGCGCGAAGAAGCGAGGCACGAGGTTCTCCATAA
- a CDS encoding thioredoxin family protein — protein sequence MVRTASTMLPLGTEAPDFSLPDFNGKIVTRDDFRGQQGLLVMFMCNHCPYVKHVAPELARLADDYQPKGVGVVGISSNDVVAHPEDSPEMMKQEAADRGYSFPYLYDESQSVAQAYHAACTPDFYLFDGDLRLIYRGQLDDSRPKQGSQPTGHDLRAALDALLAGKPVPEPQKPSIGCNIKWKSGAEPGYFDASGTA from the coding sequence ATGGTTCGAACTGCAAGTACGATGCTGCCGCTTGGCACAGAAGCACCTGATTTTTCGCTCCCCGATTTCAACGGAAAGATCGTGACCCGCGATGATTTCCGTGGACAACAGGGACTCTTGGTGATGTTCATGTGCAATCATTGCCCGTACGTCAAGCATGTGGCTCCCGAGTTGGCGCGTCTGGCTGACGACTACCAGCCCAAAGGGGTCGGTGTTGTGGGGATCAGTAGCAACGACGTAGTGGCCCACCCAGAAGATTCCCCCGAAATGATGAAACAGGAAGCTGCGGACCGCGGGTACTCTTTTCCCTATTTGTACGACGAATCCCAGTCCGTGGCACAGGCTTATCACGCTGCATGCACTCCGGATTTCTATCTATTTGACGGTGACCTTCGGTTGATTTACCGTGGGCAACTCGACGATTCACGCCCCAAGCAAGGTAGCCAACCTACGGGGCATGACTTGCGCGCTGCCCTCGATGCCTTGTTAGCTGGCAAGCCGGTACCGGAACCACAAAAACCAAGTATTGGTTGCAACATCAAGTGGAAATCTGGGGCCGAGCCGGGTTACTTCGATGCTTCCGGAACGGCCTGA
- a CDS encoding dual specificity protein phosphatase family protein — translation MQRWVAHAIFFPTLAYNYLLGRVLRTRQWWNHVDPQVILGARPFPSDAKKLQALGVTGVVNMCEEYAGPREQYAQCGIEQLWLPTVDFNHPSREFVEQGAAFIEQHVKQQGTVYVHCKAGRARSATIVLWWLVKYRGLSLEAAQQQMLDARPHVNPHIAQRPVIQELYRDLQAATTQLPNESA, via the coding sequence ATGCAACGCTGGGTCGCACACGCAATCTTTTTTCCGACGCTCGCTTACAACTACCTGTTGGGGCGCGTGTTGCGGACACGCCAGTGGTGGAATCACGTTGATCCTCAAGTCATCCTTGGAGCTCGGCCGTTCCCCAGTGATGCTAAAAAGCTCCAAGCTTTGGGGGTGACTGGCGTCGTCAACATGTGTGAGGAGTACGCCGGGCCACGTGAGCAATATGCGCAGTGTGGTATTGAGCAGTTGTGGCTTCCCACCGTCGATTTCAATCACCCGTCGCGCGAGTTTGTCGAGCAAGGCGCCGCCTTTATCGAACAGCATGTCAAGCAGCAGGGAACGGTGTACGTGCATTGCAAAGCGGGCAGGGCGCGGAGTGCAACGATTGTTTTGTGGTGGTTGGTGAAGTATCGAGGCCTTTCGCTGGAGGCGGCGCAGCAGCAAATGCTCGATGCCCGGCCGCATGTCAATCCACACATCGCGCAACGACCAGTGATCCAAGAGCTGTACCGCGATTTGCAAGCCGCCACGACGCAATTGCCCAATGAGTCAGCGTAG
- a CDS encoding SH3 domain-containing protein: MTTLLTCVCAVSRPSPEEQRPTSRESHYSVRATCVAWCIPLLSVLLTFVASSLESVSAAELLPGQSIAEQGIAEYNAAMESPDRSQRVARFARAELLFRQAIEALQSESAPVPADLWVAHGNAALQSEQIGRAIVAFQRALGSTPADTQARQNLEHARSTLPDWIRIEPDSQLTDTLFFWNSWLSQQQLASIAALGFLVAAFILAVAIGTGSRRLALVALLPLLLWCLGSVSSWISPANSAQDTVVVVADEVVLRSADSANSAPRINQTLPDGAELRLLSERPQWCEVEVDGRSGWIQSSAVERLAVAPK, encoded by the coding sequence ATGACAACACTCCTGACCTGCGTTTGCGCCGTTAGTCGCCCTTCGCCAGAAGAACAACGCCCCACATCCAGGGAATCGCATTATTCGGTTCGAGCAACCTGCGTGGCTTGGTGCATCCCCCTGCTCAGCGTTCTATTGACATTCGTGGCCAGTAGCCTCGAGTCCGTCTCCGCAGCAGAGCTTTTACCGGGGCAGTCCATCGCTGAGCAAGGTATTGCCGAGTACAACGCAGCCATGGAGAGTCCCGATCGATCTCAACGAGTGGCCAGGTTTGCGCGCGCCGAACTACTGTTTCGTCAGGCCATCGAAGCTCTGCAAAGCGAGTCTGCGCCAGTTCCCGCTGACTTATGGGTCGCCCACGGAAACGCAGCCTTGCAATCGGAACAAATTGGCCGAGCCATCGTTGCCTTCCAACGAGCTTTGGGAAGCACGCCCGCCGACACTCAAGCTCGCCAGAACCTGGAACATGCACGCTCAACACTGCCAGACTGGATACGGATCGAGCCCGATAGCCAGCTCACCGACACGCTGTTTTTCTGGAATTCATGGCTCTCCCAACAACAACTTGCATCAATCGCCGCACTCGGTTTCCTAGTTGCTGCCTTCATTCTGGCGGTAGCGATTGGGACAGGTTCACGCCGCCTGGCCTTGGTCGCACTGCTCCCGCTGCTGCTGTGGTGCTTGGGGAGCGTTTCGAGTTGGATTTCCCCCGCCAACTCAGCTCAGGACACGGTGGTGGTTGTGGCCGACGAAGTGGTTCTCCGGTCTGCAGATTCCGCAAATTCAGCGCCGCGCATCAACCAAACCTTGCCCGATGGGGCTGAGCTTCGCCTGCTGAGCGAACGCCCACAGTGGTGTGAAGTTGAAGTGGATGGACGCAGTGGCTGGATTCAGTCCTCCGCAGTGGAACGGCTAGCGGTAGCTCCTAAGTAA
- a CDS encoding peptidylprolyl isomerase — protein MKKEPKMATATARHILVDSEEKCNELKAEIEAGADFAAVAKQHSSCPSGQSGGDLGKFSKGQMVKEFDDVVFTDELNTVHGPVKTQFGFHLLEITSRND, from the coding sequence ATTAAGAAGGAGCCCAAGATGGCTACAGCGACCGCTCGCCACATCCTGGTGGATTCAGAAGAAAAGTGCAACGAATTGAAGGCTGAAATCGAAGCTGGCGCTGATTTTGCTGCCGTTGCCAAGCAACATTCGTCCTGTCCCTCGGGGCAATCCGGTGGAGACTTGGGAAAGTTTTCCAAGGGGCAAATGGTTAAAGAGTTTGATGATGTAGTATTCACCGACGAGCTGAATACAGTCCACGGCCCGGTAAAGACGCAGTTTGGTTTCCATCTGCTCGAAATCACTAGCCGAAACGATTAG